The sequence below is a genomic window from Lolium perenne isolate Kyuss_39 chromosome 4, Kyuss_2.0, whole genome shotgun sequence.
TTCTCACTCGAGCCTGACTGTTGTCATCCCTGAATATACTTTATCGATTGCCATTGACGGATCACCAAGTTGCGTGACATTCACCACTTTGATTACTCCGATCTGACTTCTTCCTCTTCGTGAAGAAGCTAAAGTTACTTTCCACCTAGCATTGGAAATTCAGAAAGCAACTTGCCAATCTTAGACTGATTTCCTTGATGATATGAAATCGTTTTTCATAACTGCTCAAGGAAACGCTCGCTACGGTGAGACGCTGCCTTCCCTGTTAGCCAGCCTCGGGATAGGATCTGAATGGCACTTCCCGGCTAGTCTAGGTTGACCAAGCAGCTATTGGAGCATCATAAGCATCAGATCAAAACTAAGATTTCAGATCGTTTGTCGCGGTGAACGTGGATTGGTTGGGTGAATCCGTCTTTGGATTCAGGGTCAAAGAAGCGCCTCCTGCCTGATCTATACAGGTCGTTACTGGTTATGGATTCGTCTGTTCTTTCACCTTTTCGTATTGGGTCGTTATCCCGGTCCTTTCCGGGCAACAATCTTATTGTTCATGAACTCTACAGTGGTTAAACTTTTACAAGAATGTGCCGGAAACTACAGTAGAAAGTGCCAGCAACTGAAACAGCCTTTTTTTCCTTAACATAACTTAAGCAACCTTTTTTTATAACAAGAAGATTGGATATATGGTACATGGAAGTATATAACAGTTGAACAACTCTACAAGTATATCCACAGATCATGTTTGCATACCTCCCTCTATAATACAATGTTTAATCTTCCTCTCAATCAGGCTCTTCACACTACTAATAAATACAACTAAATGAATAAAACTAATTTCCTGTACAGACCTTGCCCCACTTGTCAGCCCATCACTATTCTGTTGTTACACTACATGACTCACAAACCGTCCAATTCAGCACTAAATATTGGGATGAAATGTGAGGAACCGATGTTCTGACCTTCTAGCAAGGAAAAACCATGTCACTGGTAGAGCTCATGCTCAACATCTGATTCTGTTAGTTAGGTAAAATTGTAAGCTCTACACCGTTGTTGCACAGCTGCAACTGAACAGAGATGTCAGCAGCCAACCAAATATCCTTGTTAGTGTGCTTCAATGTCTAGTTTTCACCTCCAAGATCCAACATAACTCCTCTGAGATCGGTCTAGCAAAATTTCAAGCTCCCTCAACACTTGCCATGTGGCATCTCCCACTTCCAGAGGTCGGTTGAAGACAAGCGCCTTACGCTTTGCAGGATCCCAGAGGTTCCTCTGTATTGCAGTCAAGTTAGTCGCCACAACATGGTCTAGCACAGTCTCAAGACTGGCGACATCCTTCTCAGCCACCTGCAACGAGATGTCTGGCCACCGAAGGATAGAAGGGAACGGCAGGCGTATATTGTCAGCAATTATGACAGGAACACAGCCCAGAAGTACAGATTCCACGAGCCGAGGGCTCCATGGTGCCCAGCCCAGCGGGCAGAGGCAAAATACAGAACGGGCCATCTCTGATCGATAGTTATCATACCGCTTCCGCTTAAGGTAGAACTTGCTATTACGACCATAACGCTGTAGTAGCTCAGTCCTCACCTTCCTGTTGCAAGGAAAAAGGTAAGAACCAGTAAATTGCAGCTATGAACTAATGGAGTTAGCTTCAATTCAAAGTATTCTGGTGTCTATATGTACAACTCTTGATGATATTATAACAGGGATGAGGCTTTGCCTGACCTAGGTACTGTTTTCAATTTTGCCAAGCAACTAAACCGGTGTTTATGATTTACAACTATTTTTCATCGGTGTTTATACAAATGATTCAATTGTATTATCAAATTCTCGGGAGGCATAACTAAAGGAAGACATAATCGAAGGTTGACAGAGAAAACCTCAAACTCAACCCCCTTCATGTTCATTTAGGAATAATTGCTAGGTGAAGCAACTAAAGAAAAGTGCAGCATATGCTTACTTGCTGTAGAAGCGGCCACTGATGTTCTTGGGGTGGACCTCCATCTTACCCCGGAAGAAGGCAAAAATATCCCTTCTTGCCTTCTCCGGCTCTGGTAGCTCGAGGGCAACCTCCGGAGGCACGTGTGGGGGGATAACCACGTGCTCCGCTTCCTGGCACACGTGAGGACCATGTACACCGAATGTCTGTATCAGGATTGATCTCTTCAGGAACTTCGGTATGCCATCCGCAATGGCCACATCCTCCTAATAAATCAAATGGAAAAATATTTAGAACATGAGCCATTCCCTTAAATCTATTAAGAGTTGGAAAAACAGCGTTGAATTAAAGAGAACTAAGTTTCATTATGACAACAGAATAGAACTAAGTTTCATTATGACAACAGAAAGAATTTTAATGGTTGGGTGCGTAGTTTCCATAAATACACAAACAGGTGGCCAAATTGTGTTTGGTTCATGGTGACAGGGAATAGGAATTCTGATTGAACCCAATTCATTCTA
It includes:
- the LOC127297576 gene encoding probable glucuronosyltransferase Os03g0107900 produces the protein MRDPKLPRPPAPAAAAARRGAPTFTGKLRRHSAWLLLLWFALSVYLFLSAAPPAASPLRPAFLLPRSLAVTSTKPPVRIYVYDLPSRFNRDWAAADPRCARHLFAAEVALHEALLSYPPARPEDADLFFVPVYVSCNFSTPNGFPSLSHARGMLADAVDLVRRDAPFWNRSGGADHVFVASHDFGACFHPMEDVAIADGIPKFLKRSILIQTFGVHGPHVCQEAEHVVIPPHVPPEVALELPEPEKARRDIFAFFRGKMEVHPKNISGRFYSKKVRTELLQRYGRNSKFYLKRKRYDNYRSEMARSVFCLCPLGWAPWSPRLVESVLLGCVPVIIADNIRLPFPSILRWPDISLQVAEKDVASLETVLDHVVATNLTAIQRNLWDPAKRKALVFNRPLEVGDATWQVLRELEILLDRSQRSYVGSWR